A single region of the Streptomyces sp. NBC_00236 genome encodes:
- the glpK gene encoding glycerol kinase GlpK, whose amino-acid sequence MTIRYVAAIDQGTTSSRCIIFDQDGAVVAVDQREHRQIFPRPGWVEHDASEIWTTVQAVVTGALDRAGLRADRLTALGITNQRETTVLWDRATGVPVHHAIVWQDTRTAALCHELGGADGQDRFRATTGLPLASYFSGPKAAWLLDHVPGLRERAERGEIAFGTMDSWLIWNLTGGTAGGVHVTDVTNASRTMLMDLETLRWDPAVLAAMNIPEAVLPEIRSSSEVYGTAVGALAGVPVASALGDQQAAVFGQACYDPGTAKNTYGTGSFLLLNTGNRPVPSKNGLITTVGYRIGDEPPVYCLEGSIAITGALVQWFRDQLGIIGSAAEIETLAASVDDNGGAYIVPAFSGLFAPYWRSDARGVITGLTGYVTKAHLARAVLEATSWQTREVVDAMYQDSGVPITTLKVDGGMTANHLLMQHQADVLGVPVIRPKISETTCLGAAYAAGLATGVWSGLDELKTHWQRDVEWQPRMDPEDREREYGNWRKAVERSLGWQE is encoded by the coding sequence ATGACGATCAGGTATGTCGCCGCCATCGACCAGGGCACCACCTCCAGCCGTTGCATCATCTTCGACCAGGACGGCGCCGTCGTCGCCGTCGACCAGCGCGAGCACCGGCAGATCTTCCCCCGGCCCGGCTGGGTGGAGCACGACGCCTCCGAGATCTGGACCACCGTGCAGGCCGTCGTCACCGGCGCCCTGGACCGGGCCGGGCTGCGGGCGGACCGGCTCACCGCGCTCGGCATCACCAACCAGCGCGAGACGACGGTGCTGTGGGACCGGGCCACCGGGGTTCCCGTCCACCACGCGATCGTCTGGCAGGACACCCGTACCGCGGCCCTGTGTCACGAACTCGGCGGCGCCGACGGGCAGGACCGGTTCCGCGCCACCACGGGTCTTCCGCTGGCCAGCTACTTCTCCGGCCCCAAGGCGGCCTGGCTGCTGGACCACGTACCCGGGCTGCGCGAACGGGCCGAGCGGGGCGAGATCGCGTTCGGCACGATGGACTCCTGGCTGATCTGGAACCTCACGGGCGGTACGGCGGGCGGCGTCCACGTCACGGACGTGACCAACGCGTCGCGGACCATGCTGATGGACCTGGAGACGCTCCGCTGGGACCCGGCGGTCCTGGCCGCGATGAACATCCCGGAAGCGGTGCTCCCCGAGATCAGGTCGTCGTCCGAGGTGTACGGAACGGCCGTGGGAGCGCTGGCCGGAGTGCCGGTGGCCTCAGCACTCGGCGACCAGCAGGCCGCGGTGTTCGGCCAGGCCTGCTACGACCCGGGTACGGCCAAGAACACGTACGGCACCGGCAGCTTCCTGCTGCTCAACACCGGCAACCGCCCCGTGCCGTCCAAGAACGGGCTGATCACCACCGTCGGCTACCGGATCGGTGACGAGCCGCCCGTCTACTGCCTGGAGGGGTCGATCGCGATCACCGGGGCGCTCGTGCAGTGGTTCCGCGACCAGCTCGGCATCATCGGGAGCGCGGCGGAGATCGAGACCCTCGCCGCGAGCGTGGACGACAACGGCGGGGCGTACATCGTGCCCGCGTTCTCCGGGCTGTTCGCCCCCTACTGGCGTTCCGACGCCCGGGGTGTGATCACCGGCCTGACCGGCTACGTCACCAAAGCACATCTGGCACGGGCCGTCCTGGAGGCGACCAGCTGGCAGACGCGTGAGGTCGTCGACGCGATGTACCAGGACTCCGGGGTGCCGATCACGACGCTCAAGGTGGACGGCGGCATGACGGCCAACCATCTGCTGATGCAGCACCAGGCGGATGTGCTGGGCGTTCCGGTGATCCGCCCGAAGATCTCGGAGACCACCTGCCTGGGCGCGGCGTACGCGGCAGGGCTGGCGACCGGGGTGTGGTCGGGGCTCGACGAGCTCAAGACGCACTGGCAGCGCGATGTGGAGTGGCAGCCGCGAATGGACCCGGAGGACCGCGAGCGCGAGTACGGCAACTGGCGCAAGGCGGTGGAGCGGAGTCTCGGCTGGCAGGAGTAG
- a CDS encoding lipid-transfer protein codes for MSGDVAVLGAGMHPWGKWGRGFVEYGTVAARSALADAGVEWRDVQSVVGADTVRGGYPGYVAGATFAQALGWQGARVTSVYAACASGAQAVNTARAQILAGMADVVLVVGADAAPKGFFAPAGGERPDDPDWLRFRVLGATNPAYFALYARRRMALHGDTPEDFALVKVKNAAAGALNPNARYRAAVSAEQVAASAVVADPLRLLDICATSDGAAALVLSSMDFARRHGTPDPVRIRAVSTVTPTYPKAVLDLPDIATDSAVAVEPSPMGFRGSIARAAYEEAGIGPGDLSLAEVYDLSTALELEWYEDIGLCAPGEGAALVRSGATSLGGRVPVNPSGGLASFGEAVPAQAIAQVCELTWQLRGTAGERQVPGARVGITANQGLFGHGSAVVAVR; via the coding sequence ATGAGCGGGGACGTGGCCGTCCTCGGGGCCGGGATGCATCCCTGGGGCAAATGGGGCCGCGGCTTCGTGGAGTACGGCACGGTGGCGGCCCGCAGCGCGCTCGCGGACGCGGGCGTCGAGTGGCGGGACGTGCAGTCGGTGGTCGGCGCCGACACCGTGCGGGGCGGTTATCCGGGATACGTGGCCGGGGCGACGTTCGCCCAGGCGCTCGGCTGGCAGGGCGCCCGCGTGACCAGCGTGTACGCGGCCTGCGCGTCGGGCGCCCAGGCGGTGAACACCGCCAGGGCGCAGATCCTGGCCGGCATGGCGGACGTGGTGCTCGTGGTGGGCGCGGACGCGGCGCCCAAGGGGTTCTTCGCACCGGCGGGCGGGGAGCGGCCGGACGATCCGGACTGGCTGAGGTTCCGGGTGCTCGGTGCGACCAATCCCGCGTACTTCGCGCTGTACGCCCGCCGCCGGATGGCGCTGCACGGCGACACTCCGGAGGACTTCGCGCTGGTCAAGGTGAAGAACGCGGCGGCCGGCGCCCTGAACCCGAACGCCCGCTACCGGGCCGCGGTGAGCGCGGAGCAGGTCGCGGCCTCCGCGGTGGTCGCCGATCCGCTGCGGCTGCTGGACATCTGCGCCACCTCCGACGGCGCGGCGGCCCTGGTGCTGTCCAGCATGGACTTCGCCCGGCGCCACGGGACGCCGGACCCGGTCCGCATCCGCGCCGTGTCGACCGTGACGCCCACGTACCCGAAAGCGGTGCTCGACCTGCCGGACATCGCCACGGACTCCGCGGTCGCCGTGGAACCCTCCCCCATGGGTTTCCGGGGATCGATCGCCCGGGCCGCGTACGAGGAGGCGGGCATCGGCCCCGGGGACCTGTCCCTGGCGGAGGTGTACGACCTCTCCACGGCGCTGGAACTGGAGTGGTACGAGGACATCGGACTGTGCGCCCCCGGCGAGGGCGCGGCGCTCGTGCGCTCCGGGGCGACGTCGCTCGGCGGACGCGTCCCGGTGAACCCGAGCGGCGGACTCGCCTCCTTCGGCGAGGCGGTGCCGGCCCAGGCCATCGCGCAGGTCTGCGAGCTGACCTGGCAACTGCGCGGCACGGCGGGGGAACGCCAGGTTCCGGGCGCGCGGGTCGGGATCACGGCGAACCAGGGGCTGTTCGGTCATGGCTCCGCGGTCGTCGCGGTGCGCTGA
- a CDS encoding MIP/aquaporin family protein has protein sequence MSNGDIFTGEVLGTAILILFGAGVCAAVTLHHSKARAAGWVVIAFGWGFGVLAGAYTSAPLSGGHLNPAVTVGIAVDTGEWDKVPLYIAGQLTGAVIGAVLAWLTYYAQFRANADKETSGPTLGIFATAPEIRNPVANLVTEIIATAALVLPILAFGKNAGIGIGPVAGSEAGIYGSGISVLLVSLLVVGIGLSLGGPTGYAINPARDLGPRLVHTLLPIPNKGTSDWSYAWIPVVGPILGGLLGGVVFNAAF, from the coding sequence ATGAGCAATGGAGACATCTTCACCGGGGAAGTCCTCGGAACGGCCATCCTGATCCTCTTCGGCGCGGGCGTCTGCGCCGCCGTCACGCTCCACCACTCGAAAGCCAGGGCCGCGGGCTGGGTCGTCATCGCCTTCGGATGGGGCTTCGGGGTACTGGCCGGGGCCTACACGTCCGCCCCGTTGTCGGGCGGCCATCTCAACCCGGCGGTGACCGTCGGCATCGCCGTCGACACCGGCGAGTGGGACAAGGTCCCGCTCTACATCGCGGGTCAGCTGACGGGCGCCGTCATCGGCGCGGTGCTGGCCTGGCTGACGTACTACGCGCAGTTCCGCGCCAACGCCGACAAGGAGACGTCAGGACCCACGCTCGGCATCTTCGCGACCGCTCCGGAGATCCGCAATCCGGTGGCCAACCTCGTCACCGAGATCATCGCCACGGCCGCCCTGGTGCTGCCGATCCTGGCGTTCGGGAAGAACGCGGGCATCGGGATCGGCCCGGTCGCGGGGTCGGAGGCCGGGATCTACGGCTCCGGGATCTCGGTTCTCCTGGTGTCCCTCCTCGTGGTGGGCATCGGGCTCTCGCTCGGCGGCCCCACCGGATACGCCATCAACCCGGCCCGGGACCTCGGCCCCCGGCTGGTGCACACGCTGCTTCCGATACCGAACAAGGGGACGTCCGACTGGAGTTACGCCTGGATACCGGTCGTGGGGCCGATCCTGGGCGGACTGCTGGGCGGTGTCGTGTTCAACGCCGCGTTCTGA
- a CDS encoding Zn-ribbon domain-containing OB-fold protein produces the protein MPRKRIPVVAGWFTEDGTEEDFRLLGTRCPLCSSVFFPPQKGLCRNPGCTGGELVEVPLSRRGTVWSYTDGRYRPPAPYLSDPDAPWKPYTLVAVELAAERMVVLGQAAPGVGVGDLAVGMAVEAVPGVMDSGPGDDGVVRTTWHWRPVAAGSAGGAA, from the coding sequence TTGCCGCGCAAGCGCATACCTGTGGTGGCCGGGTGGTTCACCGAGGACGGTACGGAGGAGGACTTCCGGCTGCTGGGCACCCGCTGCCCGCTCTGCTCGTCGGTCTTCTTCCCGCCCCAGAAGGGGCTCTGCCGCAATCCGGGCTGTACCGGCGGCGAGCTCGTCGAGGTGCCACTGTCCCGGCGCGGCACGGTCTGGTCGTACACCGACGGCCGCTACCGGCCGCCCGCGCCCTACCTCTCGGATCCGGACGCGCCCTGGAAGCCGTACACGCTGGTGGCGGTGGAGCTGGCGGCCGAGCGGATGGTCGTGCTCGGACAGGCCGCACCCGGCGTCGGCGTGGGGGATCTCGCGGTCGGGATGGCCGTGGAGGCCGTGCCGGGGGTGATGGACTCCGGCCCCGGTGACGACGGCGTGGTGCGGACCACCTGGCACTGGCGGCCGGTCGCCGCCGGCTCCGCGGGGGGTGCGGCATGA
- a CDS encoding GTP-binding protein, protein MVFGRSSRNRRPVEPVTLKILVAGGFGVGKTTLVGAVSEIRPLRTEERLSEAGRPVDDLDGVEAKTTTTVAMDFGRITLREDLVLYLFGTPGQDRFWFLWDELAQGALGAVVLADTRRLEDCFAAVDYFERREIPFAVAVNCFEGADRFPTETVQAALDLDPQVPVLMCDARDRSSVRDVLVAVVEHAVARVDKLREPVTT, encoded by the coding sequence ATGGTCTTCGGGCGCTCTAGCCGCAACAGGCGGCCCGTTGAGCCCGTCACCCTGAAAATCCTGGTGGCGGGCGGCTTCGGAGTGGGCAAGACGACCCTGGTGGGGGCGGTCAGCGAGATCAGACCGCTGCGTACGGAGGAGAGGCTGAGCGAGGCGGGACGTCCGGTGGACGACCTGGACGGTGTCGAGGCGAAGACCACGACGACGGTGGCGATGGACTTCGGGCGGATCACGCTGCGCGAGGACCTCGTGCTGTACCTCTTCGGAACCCCCGGACAGGACCGCTTCTGGTTCCTCTGGGACGAACTCGCCCAGGGCGCGCTGGGGGCGGTCGTGCTCGCGGACACCCGCCGGCTGGAGGACTGTTTCGCGGCGGTCGACTACTTCGAGCGCCGCGAGATCCCGTTCGCCGTGGCCGTCAACTGCTTCGAGGGCGCCGACCGGTTCCCCACCGAGACGGTGCAGGCGGCGCTGGACCTGGATCCACAGGTGCCGGTACTCATGTGCGACGCCCGGGACCGGTCGTCCGTGCGGGACGTCCTGGTGGCCGTCGTCGAACACGCGGTGGCCCGGGTGGACAAGCTCCGGGAGCCCGTTACCACGTAG
- a CDS encoding roadblock/LC7 domain-containing protein, producing the protein MTAPNAAALNSARQGSGELNWLLDELVERVASIRKALVLSSDGLPTGASKDLTREDGEHLAAVASGFHSLAKGVGRHFDAGRVRQTVVELDEAFLFVTAAGDGSCLAVLADSDSDVGQVAYEMTLMVKRVGAHLANAPRTTGLSSGG; encoded by the coding sequence ATGACCGCACCGAACGCCGCAGCACTCAACTCCGCACGTCAGGGGTCGGGTGAGCTCAACTGGCTCCTCGACGAACTCGTCGAGCGCGTCGCCAGCATCCGCAAGGCGCTGGTCCTCTCCAGCGACGGCCTCCCCACCGGCGCGTCGAAGGACCTGACCAGGGAGGACGGCGAACACCTGGCGGCCGTCGCCTCCGGATTCCACAGCCTCGCCAAGGGTGTCGGCCGCCATTTCGACGCGGGCCGGGTCCGGCAGACCGTCGTCGAACTCGACGAGGCGTTCCTGTTCGTCACGGCGGCCGGTGACGGCAGCTGCCTCGCCGTACTGGCCGACTCGGACTCGGACGTGGGGCAGGTGGCGTACGAGATGACGCTGATGGTCAAGCGCGTGGGCGCCCACCTGGCCAACGCTCCCCGGACGACCGGTCTGTCCTCCGGAGGGTGA
- a CDS encoding DUF962 domain-containing protein: MSQQTFDSYEEFWPYYVAMHSRAATRWVHLAGTLTGLAITAYGLARGRKRYMAALPLIGYGTAWPAHFLIEKNNPATFGHPAWSLRGDAQMIGMMLAGRDHELAETAAKWLADNS, from the coding sequence ATGTCACAACAGACGTTCGATTCGTATGAAGAGTTCTGGCCCTATTACGTCGCGATGCACTCCCGGGCCGCGACCCGCTGGGTCCATCTCGCCGGCACCCTGACCGGTCTCGCGATCACCGCCTACGGACTGGCGCGCGGCCGGAAGCGCTACATGGCCGCGCTGCCGCTGATCGGGTACGGGACCGCCTGGCCCGCCCATTTCCTGATCGAGAAGAACAACCCGGCCACGTTCGGTCATCCCGCCTGGTCCCTGCGCGGTGACGCGCAGATGATCGGGATGATGCTGGCCGGCCGCGACCACGAGCTCGCGGAGACCGCTGCCAAGTGGCTCGCCGACAACAGCTGA
- a CDS encoding sensor histidine kinase: protein MRFRGKSIRRKIVALLLVPLVSLTALWGFATYLTGREAGQLLSASTVVEKVGHPLEDTVRAVQNERRQTLVFLADPRASDALPVLRTQRAVTDRVVERVTSSAHQKDIRDALRPDAETQLGSILGAVDELDALRDSVDRRTIGRATAMEYYNRLIDPCYRFLTGLHTMENVSMDKQVRALAGVSRAREMLSREDALVASGLLAGRFTAAELRQISDLVANRGLLYEINLQVLPASERRRVEQYWSGPDSEPLRTAENRLIAQGPTRDSRAVDAARWQEVAPPVLDRLANDSTEMNNRFQDRGKPAGYGVLIKAGVAGVLGFLALLVSVFVSVRIGRELVRDLSRLRKDAHEVSGVRLPSVMRRLAAGEHIDVETESPHLSYERDEIGQVGQALNTLQRAAVEAAVKQADMRRGVSEVFVNLARRNQVLLHRQLTLLDTMERRTENTDELADLFRLDHLTTRMRRHAEGLVILSGAAPSRQWRKPIQLMDVVRAAVAEVEDYERIEVRRLPRIGVGGPAVADLTHLIAELLENATVFSPPHTAVQVHGEQVANGFTLEIHDRGLGMPPEVLLDANLRLAETPEFELSDTDRLGLFVVSRLAQRQNVRVSLQISPYGGTTAVVFIPAALLTDAPDSHGTGFRLDRRSEKAIASSRPGSGQRDNGGPDTPDRSLAAARSQERPGSLSPVPSGLMDPALLDGPVELEGPVASLDFDRDPLLEAVTGLGTDPALDGVSDLDDTESERGGIFRAREFRRESDREQHQQAADRASEPDGVRALRPDGTRPLPRRKPPTLVTDRGVRVDESGRSHPTTGDPEPAHTSTRSRATGPVPHEDRRRSAEPRRSTGFRTPTGPAEAPRPAPSVPAPRPSTSAVPSSSPEADTVGGLPRRVRQASLAPQLRDGSGVPGPDRVESVEDIERDADEVRDRMASLQRGWQRGRLQNAEDVTGPGDTAQGTTPGGDGP, encoded by the coding sequence ATGCGCTTTCGCGGAAAGTCCATCCGCAGGAAGATCGTGGCGTTGCTTCTGGTGCCGCTCGTCTCCCTCACCGCACTCTGGGGCTTCGCCACCTATCTGACCGGACGCGAGGCCGGCCAGCTGCTGAGTGCGAGCACCGTCGTGGAGAAGGTCGGCCACCCGCTGGAGGACACCGTCAGGGCCGTGCAGAACGAGCGCCGCCAGACCCTCGTCTTCCTTGCCGACCCGAGGGCCTCCGACGCCCTTCCGGTCCTGCGCACACAGCGCGCGGTCACCGACCGGGTCGTGGAGCGCGTCACGTCGAGTGCGCACCAGAAGGACATCCGCGACGCACTGCGCCCCGACGCCGAGACCCAGCTCGGCTCGATCCTCGGAGCGGTCGACGAACTCGACGCCCTCCGCGACTCCGTCGACCGGCGCACCATCGGCCGGGCCACAGCGATGGAGTACTACAACCGCCTCATCGACCCCTGCTACCGCTTCCTGACCGGACTCCACACGATGGAGAACGTGTCCATGGACAAGCAGGTCCGGGCGCTGGCCGGCGTGTCGCGCGCCCGCGAGATGCTCTCCAGGGAGGACGCGCTGGTCGCCTCCGGACTCCTGGCAGGGCGGTTCACCGCCGCCGAACTCCGGCAGATCTCCGACCTCGTGGCCAACCGGGGACTGCTGTACGAGATCAACCTCCAGGTCCTGCCCGCGTCCGAGCGGCGGCGCGTGGAGCAGTACTGGTCGGGCCCCGACAGCGAACCGCTGCGCACCGCCGAGAACAGACTCATCGCGCAGGGTCCCACCCGCGATTCCCGTGCCGTGGACGCCGCCCGCTGGCAGGAGGTCGCGCCGCCGGTCCTGGACCGGCTGGCCAACGACTCGACCGAGATGAACAACCGCTTCCAGGACCGGGGAAAGCCCGCCGGTTACGGCGTCCTGATCAAGGCGGGCGTCGCCGGCGTACTCGGATTCCTGGCCCTGCTCGTCTCCGTCTTCGTGTCCGTACGCATAGGCCGCGAGCTCGTCCGTGACCTCTCCCGGCTGCGCAAGGACGCCCACGAGGTCTCCGGCGTGCGGCTGCCGAGCGTGATGCGCCGCCTCGCCGCCGGCGAGCACATCGACGTCGAGACCGAGTCCCCGCACCTCAGTTACGAACGGGACGAGATCGGCCAGGTCGGGCAGGCGCTCAACACGCTCCAGCGCGCCGCGGTCGAGGCGGCCGTCAAACAGGCGGACATGCGGCGCGGCGTCTCCGAGGTCTTCGTCAACCTCGCCCGCCGCAACCAGGTGCTGCTGCACCGGCAGCTGACGCTCCTGGACACGATGGAGCGCCGCACCGAGAACACCGACGAACTCGCCGACCTGTTCCGCCTCGACCACCTCACCACCCGGATGCGGCGCCACGCCGAGGGGCTGGTGATCCTCTCCGGAGCCGCGCCCTCCCGGCAGTGGCGCAAGCCCATCCAGCTCATGGACGTGGTGCGGGCTGCCGTCGCCGAGGTGGAGGACTACGAACGGATCGAGGTCCGCCGCCTCCCGCGGATCGGAGTGGGCGGCCCCGCGGTCGCCGACCTCACCCACCTCATCGCCGAACTCCTGGAGAACGCCACGGTGTTCTCGCCCCCGCACACCGCGGTCCAGGTGCACGGCGAACAGGTCGCCAACGGCTTCACCCTCGAAATCCACGACCGCGGTCTGGGAATGCCCCCCGAAGTGCTCCTGGACGCCAACCTCCGGCTGGCGGAGACCCCCGAGTTCGAACTGTCCGACACCGACCGGCTCGGCCTCTTCGTCGTCAGTCGGCTGGCCCAGCGGCAGAACGTCCGCGTCTCGCTCCAGATCTCCCCGTACGGAGGCACCACCGCCGTCGTCTTCATCCCGGCGGCGCTGCTCACCGACGCCCCGGACTCGCACGGCACGGGATTCCGTCTCGACCGCAGGTCGGAGAAGGCGATCGCCAGCAGCAGGCCCGGCAGCGGCCAGAGGGACAACGGCGGGCCGGACACACCGGACCGCAGCCTCGCCGCCGCCCGGTCGCAGGAACGGCCGGGCAGCCTCTCACCGGTTCCCAGCGGGCTGATGGACCCGGCCCTGCTGGACGGCCCGGTCGAGCTCGAAGGACCGGTCGCCTCCCTGGACTTCGACCGTGACCCGCTCCTCGAAGCCGTCACAGGCCTGGGCACCGACCCCGCACTCGACGGCGTCTCCGACCTGGACGACACCGAGAGCGAACGCGGCGGCATCTTCCGCGCCCGCGAGTTCCGGCGCGAATCCGACCGCGAGCAGCACCAGCAGGCAGCCGACCGGGCGTCGGAGCCGGACGGTGTACGGGCCCTGCGCCCCGACGGCACGCGCCCGCTGCCCCGCCGCAAGCCGCCGACCCTGGTCACCGACCGCGGCGTCCGCGTCGACGAGAGCGGCCGCTCCCACCCCACGACCGGCGATCCGGAGCCCGCGCACACCTCGACCCGGTCCCGGGCCACCGGCCCCGTTCCGCACGAGGACCGGCGCCGCTCCGCGGAACCCCGGCGGTCCACGGGCTTCCGGACGCCGACCGGGCCCGCCGAAGCCCCGCGGCCCGCGCCTTCGGTGCCCGCGCCCCGGCCGTCCACCTCAGCCGTCCCGTCCTCGTCGCCCGAGGCCGACACCGTGGGCGGACTGCCCCGCCGCGTCCGTCAGGCCAGCCTCGCCCCCCAGCTGCGCGACGGCTCGGGCGTGCCCGGCCCGGACCGGGTGGAGAGCGTCGAGGACATCGAGCGGGACGCCGACGAGGTACGCGACCGCATGGCCTCGCTCCAGCGCGGCTGGCAGCGCGGACGCCTGCAGAACGCCGAGGACGTGACCGGCCCCGGTGATACAGCACAAGGAACCACTCCGGGAGGGGACGGTCCATGA
- a CDS encoding DUF742 domain-containing protein, whose protein sequence is MSADTSRTPGDPQSSRWYDADAGPVVRPYAMTRGRTSSASRHRLDLIAIVMPEPAADDPGRDQMLSPEHVEIVELCSEMPQSIAELAAGLDLPVGVVRVLVGDLVEDELVHVTRPVPPAELPDVNILREVINGLRAL, encoded by the coding sequence ATGAGCGCCGACACCTCGCGCACCCCCGGCGACCCGCAGTCCTCGCGCTGGTACGACGCCGACGCGGGGCCGGTGGTCCGCCCGTACGCGATGACGAGGGGACGCACCAGCAGCGCGTCCCGTCACCGCCTCGACCTGATCGCGATCGTCATGCCCGAACCCGCGGCCGACGACCCCGGCAGGGACCAGATGCTCTCCCCGGAGCACGTGGAGATCGTCGAACTCTGCAGTGAGATGCCCCAGTCGATCGCCGAGCTCGCCGCCGGTCTGGATCTCCCCGTCGGGGTGGTCCGGGTCCTGGTCGGCGATCTGGTGGAGGACGAGCTGGTGCACGTAACCCGTCCCGTTCCGCCGGCCGAGCTGCCGGACGTGAACATTCTTCGCGAGGTGATCAATGGTCTTCGGGCGCTCTAG